A single Mercenaria mercenaria strain notata chromosome 9, MADL_Memer_1, whole genome shotgun sequence DNA region contains:
- the LOC123546332 gene encoding uncharacterized protein K02A2.6-like: protein MNTSYKEDVDFVSFITDIPLNAKDIADATRKNPILSKVCEYTLNGWPKYVNDPDLKPYFIRRNELSVDNGVILWGLRVVIPEPYREQLLSELHEKHMGMCKMKALARSYLWWNNIDSDIERTVKGCATCMSVQNSPATAPLHPLKWATRPWQRIHIDYAEFKQQIFLVVTASYSKWLEVIPMKSTTSEKTIEKLRGLFSTWGLPEELVSDNDPRFTSAEFHMFMKNNGIRHTLVPSYHLSSNGAFERAIQVLKKSLKKQLFEARNNGKNNTLHYRLSNFLLRYRNTPHSITKEFPAVLFLKRQLRSRLTLLKPNKELDIEQKQEKMASSHDRNRSIMRHFFEGDTVLVKTTLPGGKKWKWLPGTVTKQKGPVTYLVKVGPKIRYCHIDHLRKNEANFPQEDENLNSGIPFILPTGLHISGSKKRENISDSGHSNLKPEIPSESGSESRPEGQSLIGNETEITRRYPTHERKPPNRLNL from the coding sequence ATGAACACTAGTTATAAAGAGGACGTTGACTTTGTTTCATTTATCACAGATATACCGTTGAATGCCAAGGATATCGCGGACGCTACACGAAAGAACCCTATACTCAGTAAAGTGTGTGAATATACACTGAATGGATGGCCAAAGTACGTGAATGATCCCGATTTGAAACCATACTTTATCAGACGAAATGAACTTTCAGTTGATAATGGAGTTATTTTATGGGGATTACGAGTGGTCATACCCGAACCGTATAGAGAACAGTTGCTTAGTGAATTACATGAGAAACACATGGGAATGTGTAAAATGAAAGCCCTAGCGCGCAGTTATTTATGGTGGAATAACATTGACTCAGATATCGAAAGAACAGTCAAAGGATGTGCGACATGCATGTCAGTTCAAAATTCACCAGCAACAGCACCACTACATCCACTGAAATGGGCAACAAGGCCATGGCAACGTATCCACATTGACTATGCCGAATTCAAACAACAAATATTTCTAGTTGTGACGGCCAGTTATTCTAAATGGTTAGAAGTAATTCCGATGAAGTCAACAACTAGTGAGAAAACCATTGAAAAATTACGTGGATTGTTTTCTACATGGGGTCTCCCGGAAGAACTTGTGAGTGATAATGATCCTAGGTTTACATCTGCAGAATTTCACatgttcatgaaaaataatggaataagGCATACTTTAGTTCCATCATATCATCTAAGTTCGAATGGAGCATTTGAAAGAGCCATTCAAGTTCTGAAAAAGAGCCTTAAGAAACAATTATTTGAGGCGAGAAACAATGGAAAGAACAATACTTTACATTACAGGTTATCCAACTTTCTGTTACGGTACAGAAATACTCCTCATTCTATTACAAAGGAATTTCCGGCTGTGTTATTTCTGAAGAGACAATTAAGAAGCAGACTTACTTTGCTTAAACCGAATAAAGAGTTGGATATTGaacaaaaacaggaaaaaatggcCTCAAGTCATGATAGAAATCGTAGTATCATGAGACATTTCTTTGAAGGAGATACCGTGTTGGTAAAAACAACTTTACCTGGCGGGAAAAAGTGGAAATGGTTACCAGGAACAGTTACAAAGCAAAAGGGACCGGTAACATATTTAGTTAAAGTTGGGCCTAAAATCAGATACTGTCACATTGATCATTTGAGGAAAAACGAAGCAAATTTCCCACAAGAAGACGAGAACTTGAACTCTGGAATTCCATTCATATTACCAACAGGACTTCATATCTCGGGAAGTAAAAAACGTGAGAATATTTCAGATAGTGGACACTCTAATCTGAAACCAGAAATTCCTTCAGAAAGTGGATCAGAAAGTAGACCTGAAGGTCAATCCTTAATTGGCAATGAAACTGAGATTACAAGGAGATATCCAACACATGAACGAAAACCTCCTAATAGACTGAACTTATAA